DNA from Polaribacter sp. NJDZ03:
CTTCATCTTTTCTTCCGGCTGGGTAATTTGCCCAGTTCCATTGAAAAGTAGAACGCTCTATATGAGGCATTGTAACTAAATGTCTACCAGACTTATCAGACAACATTGCAGTATTAAAATCTGATCCATTTGGGTTATTAGGATATCCTTTATAACCATATTTTGCAACAATATTATAATTTGCTTCTGCTTCTGGTAAGTTAAATTTTCCTTCACCATGAGAAATCCAAACACCTAATTCCGTACCCGCTAAACTAGATAGCATAACAGAGTTATTTTCTTGAATTTTTACAGAAGTAAAAGAACTTTCATGCTTCATAGAATCATTATGAACTAATTTACCATGTACTTTATGATCTGGATTTATTAAATCTAATTCCATCCATAATTGAGCTCCATTACAAATACCAACAGACAAGGTATCTTCTCTTTTAAAGAAGTTCTTTAACGCTGTATTTGCTTTTTCATTGTACTTAAATGCTCCAGCCCAACCTTTTGCAGAACCTAAAACATCTGAGTTAGAGAAACCACCGACAGCACCAATAAATTGAATATCTTCTAATGTTTCACGACCAGAAATTAAATCTGTCATGTGTACATCTTTCACTTCAAAACCAGCTAAATACATTGCATTAGCCATTTCACGTTCAGAATTTGAACCTTTTTCACGGATAATTGCAGCTTTTGGACGAGATTGCTTCGTTCCTCTCGCAATGACAGGAAGTTTACCTGTAAAGTTCTCAGGAAATTTATACGTTAAAGGTTGATTCTTATAATTATCAAATCTGTCTTGAGCTAAGTTATTAGCGGTTTGTTTACTGTCTAATAAAAAAGAAGTTTTATACCAAACATCTCTCATTTCTGTAACATCAAAAGAGAAATTATCTTCGTTGTTTTTAATGTTTACTGTTCCTGAATTATTAGCAGTACCAATATTAAAAAATTCAACATTATTTTCTGATAAAATATTTTCTACAGAAGCATCTGCTTGGAAAACAATTCCTGAATTTTCAGCAAATAATACTTTAATAGAATCTTCTTCATTTAAAGCAGTAATATTAAAATCGGCTCCTAAATTTACATCAGCAAAACACATTTCTAACAACGTTGTAATGAAACCACCAGAAGCAACATCGTGTCCGGCAGTAATTTTATCGTCTTTAATTAAGTTTTGAATTGTATTAAATGTATTTTTTACAAAAGCACTGTTTTTAACATCAGGAGCTTCATTTCCAATAGTATTTAAAACTTGGTGGAAAGAACTTCCTCCTAATTTAAACTCATCTTGAGAAATATTAATATAGTAGATATTTCCTCCATCTACTTTTAAAAGAGGTTCAACAACTTTGCTAATTGCGTTACAGTTTCCTGCAGCAGAAATTATAACTGTTCCTGGTGCAATTACTTCATCGTCTCCATATTTTTGTTTCATAGATAAAGAATCTTTCCCGGTAGGAACATTGATTCCTAATTCTATAGAGAAATCAGATACTGCTTTTACAGCTTTGTATAAACGCGCATCTTCACCTTCATTTTTACAAGGCCACATCCAGTTTGCAGATAAAGAAACTGAATCTAAATTATCTTTTAAAGGTGCCCAGATTAAGTTGGTTAAAGATTCTGTAATTGCATTTCTACTTCCTGCAGCAGGATCTATTAATGCAGCAATAGGAGAGTGCCCTATTGAAGTAGCAACTCCTTCTTTTCCTTTATAATCTAACGCCATTACACCAACGTTATTTAACGGAATTTGTAACGGACCAACACATTGTTGTTTGGCAACTTTACCACCAACACAACGGTCTACTTTATTTGTTAACCAGTCTTTAGAAGCCACTGCCTCTAATTGTAAAACCTGAGATAAATAGTTTTTAAAATTCTTAACTTTATATCTAGAATTTTTATAATTTCTAACAACTGTTTTGTCTGTTAAAATAGTTTTAGGAGAAGAACCAAACATGTCTTCCAAGGCTAAATCCATAGGTTTGTCACCTTTTGTTTTAGACTCAAAAGTAAAACGATTGTCTCCAGTTACCTCACCAACAGTGTACATTGGCGAACGCTCACGTTCTGCAATTTTCTGTAAAGTATCTATATGTTTTTCAGCAATAACTAAGCCCATTCTTTCTTGAGATTCGTTACCAATAATTTCTTTTGCAGATAGCGTAGGATCTCCAACAGGTAAAGCGTCTAAATCTATTTTACCACCAGTCTCTTCTACTAATTCTGATAAACAATTTAAATGTCCACCAGCTCCATGATCGTGAATAGAAACAATAAAGTTTTCTTCACTTTCTACCATTCCACGAACCGCATTTGCAGCACGTTTTTGCATTTCTGGATTAGATCGTTGAACGGCGTTTAACTCGATACCAGAATCTAATGCACCAGTATCTGCAGATGAAACTGCAGCACCACCCATTCCAATTCTGTAGTTTTCTCCACCAAGAATTACAATTTTATCACCTTCTTTTGGTGTGTCTTTTAAAGCCTGATCTGCTTTTCCATAACCAATTCCACCAGCTTGCATAATTACTTTATCAAAACCAAGTTTTCTTGCAGGTGAATCACTTACAGAAGAATTTTCTTTATGTTCAAAAGTTAATACAGAACCAGTAATTAATGGTTGTCCAAATTTGTTTCCAAAATCTGATGCTCCATTAGATGCTTTTATTAAAATATCCATAGGAGTTTGGTATAACCAATCTCTAGCTTCAAATTTATGCTCCCAATATCTATTTTCTTCTAAACGAGAATAGGAAGTCATGTAAACTGCTGTTCCTGCCAAAGGTAAAGATCCTTTTCCACCAGCAAGTCTATCTCTAATTTCTCCACCAGCACCTGTTGCTGCTCCGTTAAAAGGTTCAACTGTTGTTGGGAAGTTATGCGTTTCTGCTTTTATTGAAATAACAGATTCAAAATCTTCAGTTTGATAAAAGTCTGGTTTATCCGCCGTTTTAGGTGCAAATTGTTCTACTTTAGGTCCTTTTACAAAGGCAACATTGTCTTTATATGCAGAAACAATATCGTTAGGAAACTGTTTAGACGTTTCTTTTATCAGATTGAAAAGGGAAGAAGGTTGTTCTTCTCCATCAATAATAAATGTTCCGCCAAATATTTTATGTCTACAGTGCTCTGAGTTTACTTGGCTAAAACCAAATACTTCAGAGTCTGTTAATTTTCTAACAATTTTAGTAGCAACACTTTCTAGATATTCAACTTCTTCGTTACTTAAAGACAATCCTTCTTGATTGTTGTAGGCAGCAATATCTTCAATATCTAAAATTGCTTCTGGTTTAATTTCTATTGTGAATGAATCTTGAGTTAGTTTCTTGAATTTCTCAGAAATCATTGGATCAAAATCAGAAAATTTTTCTGTAGAAGCTGTAAATTCTTCAATTCTTATAATATCTGAAATCCCCATATTCTGAGTGATTTCTACAGCATTTGTACTCCAAGGAGTAATCATTGCAGCTCTTGGGCCAACAAAAAATGCATTTATTGTTGTTTCTTCTATTTTTGGTTGATCGGCAAATAACCAAGTCAATTTAGCAATAGTTTCTGTAGTTAATTTTTCTGATGTTTGAACAGCGAATACTTTGCTGTTTATATTTCCAAAGAAATGAATCATTATTATATTTTATTTGGGTGTTGTTGTAAAAATGCAAATTTACTTTTTTTCAATTTAATACTAATGATTTAATTTACTGAAATTTAAGAGTTATTCACGAGGTTATAAACCAAAAAAAAAGACCGCCGAAGCAGTCTTTTTTTAAGTTGATAGGGAAATTAATTCTTTATCAATTTTTTTGTAATAGATTGATTGTCAGAATTTATTTTTACTAAATAGATTCCTTTAGTTAAATTAGAAGTATCTACACTATTATTTTTTTGGTTTAGAGTCGCTTTTTTTATCAACTTACCTAAAACATTGTACATCTTAACCTCTGCACTTTCTGTTATTTTAAAATAAACTGTATTACCATCTGTTGGGTTTGGGTACATTTTAAAGGAGTTAAATACGTCTTCTTCTGTACTTAAAGTAGAATAACACGTCCAAGATAAATCATCGATTATTACACGATCACCTCCAGAAGTAGATTCACTAATTGAAACTATAACATTACCATATATATTTATATTTGAAATTGTTGTTGTTTGAATTTCATCTCCATAAGGTAATGTACCTTTTTTAACTCCGTTTACAAATACATCTAAGTTTCCAGTACCACCACTAAAAGCACGTAAAGTTGAAGCTGTTAAACTTCCAATACCATTTGCAAAGGTAGATGATGTTAGAGATCCTATTTTAGAATCTCTAACATCTATAGCAACAGCTTTACCGTTTAAAGTAGCTTCTTTATCCGATCTAGATTTTACAGCAGTCCAATCGATACCATTATCTCCTGTCCACGTAAAAGTAGAGTACGAACTACCTTTGTCTGGCACTTTATCAAAAGTCTCAGTAGCACAAGTTGATGATGCTACTGTTGTAGTAGCGCTTACTTCTGTAGATTTAGCAGATACATTATTTGCAATATCTTTTGCGGAAATTGTTACACTATAAGTTGTATTTGGTGCTAAACCAATAGCTGTATAAGTTGTATTTGTACTGGTTCCGTTTAAAGCACCATCTACATAAACAGCATAACTTTCTACAGAAGAATCATCTGTGGAAGCAGACCAACTAACTTTAAAACTAGAGCCAGATTGATTAGTAATAGTAATACCTGTTGGTACAGTTGGAGGTGTAATATCTGTTAAAGTTGTTGCGTTTGCAGCTATTGATTGAGCAGATTTATTATTTGCAATATCTTTAGCTAAAATAGTAATACTGTAAGCTGTACCAGTAGTTAAACTAGTTAAAGAGTATGTTGTATTTGCGGTGTTACCTTGTAAAACACCATTTGCATAAACTTCATATTTTGTTACCGCTTCATTATCCGTAGAAGCTGTCCAAGAAGCATTAATAGAAGTTGATGTAATATTATTTAGTGTAACACTTGTTGGCACAGTTGGTGCCTCTGTATCTGGAGTTAAGTATATACCCCAAGAATCTAAAGCATTTTCTCCTCCCCAAATTCTTGTTGCTAAATAGGCATTGTCTATAAAAGGATTTCTGTTTCCTTGTGCGTAAGCTGCATTAGAATCATGATAAGCATTTCTTTGTCTTTCAAAATCTGATACAGGATCTTCTACGTTCCATTCTAAGAATAAATCGATCATTTCATCATCTGGCCCAACTAAGTTTCCAATACCAACACCCGTTGGTTTACATTGGTCTCCGTAACGAATATACATGTACATAATTATTCTAGCAACATCACCTTTCCATTCATCACCAGGATACCAACCGCCATTTTGGTTACCAGCATTACCAGAACCATCAGCAAATTTAGTATTACCTCTATTAGAGTTCATTTTTACATCAGAAGGACGTAAGTTGAATGCTTCCGCATAAGGTGGGCCGCTTTTACCAGTTTTTTCAAGTTTTGGGTTTGCCAATGAGTTTGCATAAGTATGTTCTCTGTTCCAATCTGTACCCGTATTACCACCATTTAAAGATTTACTTCTGGTTCTATCTGTTATATAGTCTCCATCAGTATCATTATATCCGTAAATAAGTAAAACATTATCCTCATTTGTAGGGTCTACATCTGTAATTTTACTGGCTTCCCAAATACCAGGAGTATAGCTTAAAAAGTTTGTATGAGCAGCAGCTGTTTTTACAGCTAATTCATCTTTTAGTTCTAGTTCAGATTTTGTTAAATCTACATCGTTATAATAAGATTCTGCTTGTGCATTTATTAAAAATGAAGAGAATAATAAAAGTATAAGTAATGTTTTTTTCATGTGTTTTATGTTTTATTGAGTTTGAAAAATAATTTAGTTTTTAATCAATTTTTTAGTGATAAATTGTTTGTCAGAATTAATTTTAAGTAAGTAAACACTTTTAGATAAGGCAGGTATGTCAATTTTATTTTTACTTTTTGTAACATTAACAGATTTTACTAATTTTCCTAAAACAGTATAAATATGAATCGTAGCATCTTCTTTAACACTAAAATAGATGCTATTTCCATCTGTTGGGTTTGGAAACATTTTAAAAGTTTTAAAAGTATTTTTAGAAGTACTTAAAGTAGAAGTAAAACTACCAAATCCATCAGCAGTGTTTGCAGGAAAAGAAGTCCATTCTTCTTGTAAATCGAAAGTGGTATTTGGACCACTGATATTTCCATTTCTTCTTAAAGTTTTATTTGTGGCAAAACTAGAATCGCTACCAAATACACCTATAATATCTATTAATACGTCGTTCTTAAACAAACCAATGGCATCATTTCCCGTAAAGTTAACAGGTTGCCCCCAAACATTATCTTCTATAACTGGCTGTACTAAGTCTACTTGACCATTTGGATTAGAGGTAGAGTAAGGTTGCAATTGAGGTATATCATTTTTACCGTTTCCTATTACAAATACGTCTCCGGGAACAACATTTTTAACTGTTCCATTATCTAATGCTAATGGAGTTGTCCAGTCAGATGCACCATTTCTGTCTAATTTTATAACATAACCAGATAGGTCTACGGTACCTCCTGTTAAATTAACAATTTCTAAGGCCTTATTTGTTCCTCCATCACCTTCAAAATATTCAGAAAAGAATAATTCAGAAGCAACACCTCCAGAAATACCGTCTGTTGTAGTAGCATTTACAGAAGCACTTTGTTCAGATTTATTATTGTCTTTATCTTTAGCTAAAACAGTAAGAGTATAGGTAGTTGATGTTGTTAAACCAGTAACAGCATAGGTTGTTGCTGCAGAAGTAGCTTTGAAAGTACCATCAACAAAAATATCATAACCAGCTACTTCATTATTGTCTGTAGCTGCAGACCAATTTAAGTTAAAAGAACTATCGGTTATATCTGTAATTGTGATGTTTGTAGGCACCGATGGTGGAGTAGTATCTGCTAAGGTTTTACTTGAAACAATAGCACTTGCTTCAGATTTATTAATTAAATCTTTAGCGATTACTTTAAAATTGTAGGTAGTATTTGTTTCTAAACCAGTAATAGTAGCAGAAGTTGTTGATGTCTGTTTTGCTAAAACATCATTCACATAAACTTGATATCCTGTAACACCAATATTATCTGTAGAAACTGCCCATGAAATATCTATTGTTGTTAAAGTAATGTTGCTTAAAGTAACATTCTTGGGTTTGCTTGGTGCTTCAGTATCGCTACTTGTGTAGATTCCCCAAGTATCTTCTGCATTATCTCCTCCCCAAATTCTAGTAGCTAAAAATGGATTGTCTATAAACGGATTTCTATTTCCTTGTGCGTAGGTATTAGACGTGTTTTCGTGATATATATTTCTCCTTTTTTCAATACCTGAAACAGGATCTTCTCTATTCCATTTTAAGAATAAATCGATCATTTCATCTGGTGTAAATTGAGTGTCACCAACTCCAACATTTGTTGGTAAACACTGACTACCATAACGAAGGTACATGTACATTATTATTCTAGAAACATCACCTTTCCATTCGTCTCCAGGATACCAACCTCTTGTTTTTGGACCATCAGGACCATTGTAAGTAATATTTGAACGAGAAGAGTTACCTGAACCCAAAGCAAATTTGTAATTATTTCTTGCTGAGTTTCTACTTTTATCCGCTGGTCTTAGATTATGCGCATCTGTACCTGGACCGGGGTTATTGGTTTCTAAGCTAGGAATTGCAAGTGATTTAGAAAAAACATGTTCTCTGTTCCATACAAATGTAGCACCTGTAGCACCATCTTGCAAAGTGTTATTTCTTGATTTATCATTAGTTTCATCGTCATCAATACCATCTTCCCAACCGTAAATTAAAACAACATTGTCTGGTTCTGCGGTATCTAGATCTGTAATTTTAGAAGCTTCCCAAACACCAGGTGTATAGCTTAACATATTAGAATGCGTGCTAATAATTTTTGCAGCTAAAGCGTCTTTTAAAGCAATACCAGTTAGTTGTAGATTTACATCGTCGTAATAATCTTCTTGAGAAAAAGATATAAAAGATGTAACTGTTAAAATAAAAAAAAGTAGTTTTTTTACCATCTATAATGAAATTAAAAAATAAATACTTTCTTTTTTAGCAATTTAAGGGTTACATCAGCAATAAATATAACCCTTTGTTGTATTATTTTCTTTCTAAAAGTGCCATATAAAATCCGTCGAAACCAGAAATATGCGCTAACACTTTTTTATCTGAGACAAAGGTAAAGTCTTTTCCGGCATCTGATGTTAAGAAATGATTAACTTGCTCTTGGTTTTCAGAAGGTAATACAGAACAAGTAGCGTACACCATTTTTCCACCTGGTTTAACCATTGTAGAATATTGCTGTAATACGTCTTGTTGAATTTTTTTAATGTTTTCTATAAATTCTGGTTGTAATTTCCATTTAGAATCTGGGTTTCTACGGATAACACCTAAACCAGAACAAGGAGCATCAATTAAAACTCTGTCTGCTTTACCTTGTAATTTTTTAATAGGTTTTGTAGAATCAATTACACGCATATCTATGTTATGTGCTTTGTTTCTCTTTGCTCTCACTTTTAATTTACGCAATTTACTTTCGTAAATATCCATGGCAATAATTTGTCCTTTATTTTCCATTAAAGCAGATAAATGCAAAGTTTTACCTCCAGCACCTGCACAAGTATCAATAACTTTCATACCTGGTTTTACGTCTAAATAGGCAGCAACAAGTTGCGATGATGCATCTTGAACTTCAAAATAACCACTATGAAAAGCTTCCGTTTTAAAAACATTTGCTCTTTCTGGTAGAATTAAAGCATCTGGATGATTAGGAACAAATTCTGTTAATACATTTTCTGCTCTTAATTTCTTTTGAAGTGCTCCTCTAGTAATATTTAAGGTATTGGTTCTTAAAATTACACTTGCTTGTACATTTAAAGCCGCAATTTCTTTCGTCCAAATTTCTTCACCTAATTCTTTAGAACACATTTCATCCATCCAATCTGGTATAGATTCTCTATATTTTCTTGTAGTAGATAATTCTGCAAAACGGCCTTTAATTCTTCTTTCTGGTACATCTCCAATTTGATTCCAATCTGGTAAAGCAATTCCTCTTAGAATACACCATACAGAGAATAGTCTCCAAATATTATCTCTATCATACGGTGCTTTTACTTCTGCAATTTCTGCGTATAACCTGTTCCAACGAACAATGTCGTATATGGTTTCTGCTACAAATTTACGGTCTCTTGCTCCCCAACGTTTATCCCGTTTTAAAGCTTTTTCTACAGCTTTGTCTGCATAAACACCTTCATTAAATATATCTCTTATGCTGTCAATAACTGCAAAAGTTAAGTTTCTGTGTAATCTCATTATTTCATTTGAATATAGGGCACAAAGGTACAAAATCTGAGCAACGAATCAGTAGTTTTGATTCATTTTTAAACAAGGATTCATTTTATGAATGTTATGTAGTTTTTATAAAGGTTTATGCTTACTTTTTTTAGGCAATTGTTTATATATGTGAATGCGATTTATTATATTAAAAAAGGAAAAGTTAAACTTATATAAGTTTAACTTTTCCTTTTTTAATGATTCTTTAAAAAATATTTTTTAGCATTTACTATTGTAAAAACACCATATAATATGGCTATTATAGTTAGTGTTAAAATACTTGTATCTATTTGTAATCCTGGTGGAGGTGGAGGTGGACTAATTGGTGGAGTTTGAATTAGTA
Protein-coding regions in this window:
- the purL gene encoding phosphoribosylformylglycinamidine synthase; translated protein: MIHFFGNINSKVFAVQTSEKLTTETIAKLTWLFADQPKIEETTINAFFVGPRAAMITPWSTNAVEITQNMGISDIIRIEEFTASTEKFSDFDPMISEKFKKLTQDSFTIEIKPEAILDIEDIAAYNNQEGLSLSNEEVEYLESVATKIVRKLTDSEVFGFSQVNSEHCRHKIFGGTFIIDGEEQPSSLFNLIKETSKQFPNDIVSAYKDNVAFVKGPKVEQFAPKTADKPDFYQTEDFESVISIKAETHNFPTTVEPFNGAATGAGGEIRDRLAGGKGSLPLAGTAVYMTSYSRLEENRYWEHKFEARDWLYQTPMDILIKASNGASDFGNKFGQPLITGSVLTFEHKENSSVSDSPARKLGFDKVIMQAGGIGYGKADQALKDTPKEGDKIVILGGENYRIGMGGAAVSSADTGALDSGIELNAVQRSNPEMQKRAANAVRGMVESEENFIVSIHDHGAGGHLNCLSELVEETGGKIDLDALPVGDPTLSAKEIIGNESQERMGLVIAEKHIDTLQKIAERERSPMYTVGEVTGDNRFTFESKTKGDKPMDLALEDMFGSSPKTILTDKTVVRNYKNSRYKVKNFKNYLSQVLQLEAVASKDWLTNKVDRCVGGKVAKQQCVGPLQIPLNNVGVMALDYKGKEGVATSIGHSPIAALIDPAAGSRNAITESLTNLIWAPLKDNLDSVSLSANWMWPCKNEGEDARLYKAVKAVSDFSIELGINVPTGKDSLSMKQKYGDDEVIAPGTVIISAAGNCNAISKVVEPLLKVDGGNIYYINISQDEFKLGGSSFHQVLNTIGNEAPDVKNSAFVKNTFNTIQNLIKDDKITAGHDVASGGFITTLLEMCFADVNLGADFNITALNEEDSIKVLFAENSGIVFQADASVENILSENNVEFFNIGTANNSGTVNIKNNEDNFSFDVTEMRDVWYKTSFLLDSKQTANNLAQDRFDNYKNQPLTYKFPENFTGKLPVIARGTKQSRPKAAIIREKGSNSEREMANAMYLAGFEVKDVHMTDLISGRETLEDIQFIGAVGGFSNSDVLGSAKGWAGAFKYNEKANTALKNFFKREDTLSVGICNGAQLWMELDLINPDHKVHGKLVHNDSMKHESSFTSVKIQENNSVMLSSLAGTELGVWISHGEGKFNLPEAEANYNIVAKYGYKGYPNNPNGSDFNTAMLSDKSGRHLVTMPHIERSTFQWNWANYPAGRKDEVSPWLEAFVNAKNWLTK
- a CDS encoding endonuclease gives rise to the protein MKKTLLILLLFSSFLINAQAESYYNDVDLTKSELELKDELAVKTAAAHTNFLSYTPGIWEASKITDVDPTNEDNVLLIYGYNDTDGDYITDRTRSKSLNGGNTGTDWNREHTYANSLANPKLEKTGKSGPPYAEAFNLRPSDVKMNSNRGNTKFADGSGNAGNQNGGWYPGDEWKGDVARIIMYMYIRYGDQCKPTGVGIGNLVGPDDEMIDLFLEWNVEDPVSDFERQRNAYHDSNAAYAQGNRNPFIDNAYLATRIWGGENALDSWGIYLTPDTEAPTVPTSVTLNNITSTSINASWTASTDNEAVTKYEVYANGVLQGNTANTTYSLTSLTTGTAYSITILAKDIANNKSAQSIAANATTLTDITPPTVPTGITITNQSGSSFKVSWSASTDDSSVESYAVYVDGALNGTSTNTTYTAIGLAPNTTYSVTISAKDIANNVSAKSTEVSATTTVASSTCATETFDKVPDKGSSYSTFTWTGDNGIDWTAVKSRSDKEATLNGKAVAIDVRDSKIGSLTSSTFANGIGSLTASTLRAFSGGTGNLDVFVNGVKKGTLPYGDEIQTTTISNINIYGNVIVSISESTSGGDRVIIDDLSWTCYSTLSTEEDVFNSFKMYPNPTDGNTVYFKITESAEVKMYNVLGKLIKKATLNQKNNSVDTSNLTKGIYLVKINSDNQSITKKLIKN
- a CDS encoding endonuclease, with amino-acid sequence MVKKLLFFILTVTSFISFSQEDYYDDVNLQLTGIALKDALAAKIISTHSNMLSYTPGVWEASKITDLDTAEPDNVVLIYGWEDGIDDDETNDKSRNNTLQDGATGATFVWNREHVFSKSLAIPSLETNNPGPGTDAHNLRPADKSRNSARNNYKFALGSGNSSRSNITYNGPDGPKTRGWYPGDEWKGDVSRIIMYMYLRYGSQCLPTNVGVGDTQFTPDEMIDLFLKWNREDPVSGIEKRRNIYHENTSNTYAQGNRNPFIDNPFLATRIWGGDNAEDTWGIYTSSDTEAPSKPKNVTLSNITLTTIDISWAVSTDNIGVTGYQVYVNDVLAKQTSTTSATITGLETNTTYNFKVIAKDLINKSEASAIVSSKTLADTTPPSVPTNITITDITDSSFNLNWSAATDNNEVAGYDIFVDGTFKATSAATTYAVTGLTTSTTYTLTVLAKDKDNNKSEQSASVNATTTDGISGGVASELFFSEYFEGDGGTNKALEIVNLTGGTVDLSGYVIKLDRNGASDWTTPLALDNGTVKNVVPGDVFVIGNGKNDIPQLQPYSTSNPNGQVDLVQPVIEDNVWGQPVNFTGNDAIGLFKNDVLIDIIGVFGSDSSFATNKTLRRNGNISGPNTTFDLQEEWTSFPANTADGFGSFTSTLSTSKNTFKTFKMFPNPTDGNSIYFSVKEDATIHIYTVLGKLVKSVNVTKSKNKIDIPALSKSVYLLKINSDKQFITKKLIKN
- a CDS encoding RsmB/NOP family class I SAM-dependent RNA methyltransferase codes for the protein MRLHRNLTFAVIDSIRDIFNEGVYADKAVEKALKRDKRWGARDRKFVAETIYDIVRWNRLYAEIAEVKAPYDRDNIWRLFSVWCILRGIALPDWNQIGDVPERRIKGRFAELSTTRKYRESIPDWMDEMCSKELGEEIWTKEIAALNVQASVILRTNTLNITRGALQKKLRAENVLTEFVPNHPDALILPERANVFKTEAFHSGYFEVQDASSQLVAAYLDVKPGMKVIDTCAGAGGKTLHLSALMENKGQIIAMDIYESKLRKLKVRAKRNKAHNIDMRVIDSTKPIKKLQGKADRVLIDAPCSGLGVIRRNPDSKWKLQPEFIENIKKIQQDVLQQYSTMVKPGGKMVYATCSVLPSENQEQVNHFLTSDAGKDFTFVSDKKVLAHISGFDGFYMALLERK